The following coding sequences are from one Leptolyngbya sp. NIES-3755 window:
- a CDS encoding unknown protein (similar to AA sequence:cyanobase_aa:all7183): protein MTEQQQILEYIEALPSDAVKEIVREWVQKPDATLSGFKHIAEVAFRTKDIDTTIGFPDLSEAEILQECESRLQDYYQNQRSVPHEEVAQWLHSLSTDHPLPCPKSVG from the coding sequence ATGACAGAGCAACAGCAAATTTTGGAATATATTGAGGCGCTTCCGAGTGACGCAGTGAAAGAGATCGTGCGGGAATGGGTACAGAAACCTGATGCAACCCTGAGCGGTTTCAAACACATCGCAGAAGTTGCGTTTCGGACAAAGGACATCGACACGACAATAGGATTTCCTGATTTGAGCGAGGCTGAAATTCTGCAAGAGTGTGAAAGCCGATTGCAAGACTACTATCAAAATCAGCGCAGCGTTCCTCACGAGGAGGTTGCACAATGGCTTCACAGTCTTAGTACAGATCATCCTTTGCCATGTCCCAAGTCAGTTGGCTAG
- a CDS encoding histidyl-tRNA synthetase (similar to AA sequence:cyanobase_aa:LBDG_18640) gives MGIQAVRGTRDVLPEEIKNWQRIEAIAREILARAAYQEIRTPILEYTELFQRGIGETTDVVGKEMYTFIDKGDRSNTLRPEGTAGVVRSFIENGLHTQGLQRLWYTGPMFRYENPQAGRQRQFYQLGVEVLGSGDVRADVEAIAIANDILQAIGLKDLTLQLNSIGNADDRQNYRAALVEFLSPYKDKLDPDSQTRLTKNPLRILDSKNVQTQAILENAPSILDHLSSESKERFDQVQSLLQDLEIPCNINARLVRGLDYYTHTVFEIQSDNLGAQATVCAGGRYDGLVTQLGGPETPAIGWAMGLERLVILLQQLEQTRQSTIDFYVVSRGGKAEAQALKLAQLMRRNGFATELDMTGSAFGKQFKRADRSGAKACLVLGDAEAETGTVQIKWLKSGEQSAIAQSELLNNIDRLRQQLAES, from the coding sequence ATGGGTATTCAAGCGGTTCGCGGAACGAGAGACGTTCTGCCGGAAGAGATTAAAAACTGGCAACGAATTGAAGCGATCGCTCGTGAAATATTGGCACGTGCAGCGTATCAAGAAATTCGGACACCGATTTTGGAGTATACCGAGTTGTTTCAGCGTGGCATCGGAGAGACAACCGATGTGGTTGGAAAAGAGATGTATACGTTTATAGACAAGGGCGATCGCTCGAATACGCTGCGACCGGAAGGAACGGCTGGAGTCGTTCGATCGTTTATCGAAAATGGATTGCACACTCAGGGTTTGCAGCGATTGTGGTATACAGGTCCGATGTTTCGCTACGAGAATCCGCAGGCTGGACGACAAAGGCAGTTCTATCAATTAGGCGTAGAAGTGTTGGGAAGCGGCGATGTGAGAGCCGATGTAGAAGCGATCGCGATTGCAAACGATATTCTGCAAGCAATCGGATTAAAGGATTTGACGCTGCAACTGAACTCGATCGGGAATGCAGACGATCGACAAAACTATCGCGCTGCATTAGTTGAATTTCTGTCTCCTTACAAGGACAAGCTTGATCCAGATTCTCAAACGCGATTAACAAAGAATCCGCTGAGAATTCTCGACTCTAAAAATGTACAGACTCAGGCGATTTTAGAAAATGCACCCAGCATCTTAGATCACTTAAGTTCAGAGTCGAAAGAAAGATTCGATCAGGTTCAATCTCTGCTGCAAGATTTGGAAATTCCTTGCAATATCAATGCGCGATTAGTTCGAGGCTTGGACTATTACACGCACACTGTTTTTGAAATCCAATCGGATAACTTAGGTGCACAGGCGACCGTTTGCGCGGGTGGGCGATATGACGGATTAGTCACACAGTTGGGCGGACCAGAAACACCTGCGATCGGGTGGGCAATGGGATTAGAACGATTGGTGATTTTGCTGCAACAGTTAGAGCAAACTCGTCAAAGCACAATCGATTTTTATGTTGTTTCTCGTGGCGGAAAAGCAGAAGCACAGGCGCTAAAACTGGCTCAATTAATGCGACGGAATGGATTTGCAACCGAGCTAGATATGACTGGAAGTGCATTTGGAAAGCAGTTTAAGCGGGCGGATCGCTCTGGGGCGAAGGCTTGTTTAGTGCTGGGAGATGCGGAAGCTGAGACTGGAACAGTGCAGATTAAATGGTTAAAGAGTGGCGAGCAAAGTGCGATCGCACAATCTGAACTGTTGAATAATATCGATCGACTTAGGCAACAACTTGCTGAAAGTTAG
- a CDS encoding thiamine biosynthesis protein ThiC (similar to AA sequence:cyanobase_aa:LBDG_20420): MRTDWIAKRRGQDNVSQMHYARNGIITEEMHYVAQRENLPVELIRDEVARGRMIIPANINHPNLEPMAIGIASKCKVNANIGASPNSSDLSEEVAKLQLAVKYGADTVMDLSTGGGNLDEIRTAIINASPVPIGTVPIYQVLESVHGNLENLTPDDFLHVIEKHAQQGVDYMTIHAGLLIEYLPLVRSRITGIVSRGGGIIARWMLQHHKQNPLYTHFDDIIEIFKKYDVSFSLGDSLRPGCTHDASDEAQLSELKTLGQLTRRAWEHNVQVMVEGPGHVPMDQIEFNVRKQMEECSEAPFYVLGPLVTDIAPGYDHITSAIGAAMAGWYGTAMLCYVTPKEHLGLPNAEDVRNGLIAYKIAAHAADIARHRPGARDRDDELSKARYNFDWNKQFELSLDPERAKEYHDETLPADIYKTAEFCSMCGPKFCPMQTKVDADALTELEKFLAREKQTV; this comes from the coding sequence ATGCGGACAGATTGGATTGCCAAACGTCGGGGGCAGGACAACGTTTCTCAGATGCACTATGCCCGAAATGGCATCATCACTGAAGAGATGCACTATGTTGCTCAGCGGGAAAATCTTCCAGTTGAATTGATTCGCGATGAAGTTGCACGGGGTCGCATGATCATCCCAGCCAACATCAATCACCCGAATCTGGAACCAATGGCGATCGGGATTGCTTCAAAGTGTAAAGTGAATGCCAATATTGGAGCTTCACCCAATTCTTCCGATCTGAGTGAAGAAGTTGCCAAGCTGCAATTGGCAGTGAAATATGGTGCGGACACAGTGATGGATTTGTCCACGGGCGGCGGTAACTTGGATGAGATTCGGACAGCGATTATCAACGCTTCTCCAGTCCCGATCGGAACCGTTCCCATCTATCAAGTGCTCGAAAGTGTTCACGGCAATCTCGAAAATCTGACTCCTGATGATTTTCTGCATGTGATTGAAAAACATGCCCAGCAAGGAGTGGATTACATGACGATTCATGCGGGATTGTTGATCGAATACTTGCCGCTGGTGCGATCGCGGATCACTGGAATTGTTTCTCGTGGTGGCGGTATCATTGCTCGCTGGATGTTGCAGCATCACAAGCAAAATCCGCTCTATACGCACTTTGATGACATCATTGAAATCTTCAAAAAGTACGATGTGTCTTTTAGCTTAGGCGATTCTCTGCGTCCGGGTTGTACTCATGATGCTTCCGACGAAGCTCAACTTTCAGAACTCAAAACTTTGGGACAACTGACTCGCAGAGCTTGGGAACACAATGTCCAAGTGATGGTTGAAGGTCCGGGACACGTTCCAATGGATCAGATCGAGTTCAATGTGCGGAAGCAAATGGAAGAGTGTTCTGAAGCGCCTTTCTATGTGTTAGGTCCGCTCGTGACTGACATTGCTCCTGGATATGATCATATTACTTCTGCGATCGGGGCTGCGATGGCAGGTTGGTACGGCACTGCAATGCTCTGTTACGTGACTCCGAAAGAACATTTAGGCTTGCCGAATGCGGAAGATGTTCGCAACGGATTGATCGCGTACAAGATTGCGGCACATGCGGCGGATATTGCGCGTCATCGACCGGGCGCACGCGATCGAGATGATGAACTGTCGAAAGCGCGATATAACTTCGACTGGAACAAGCAATTTGAACTGTCGCTCGATCCAGAACGCGCCAAAGAGTATCACGATGAAACGCTTCCCGCAGACATTTATAAAACGGCTGAGTTCTGCTCAATGTGCGGACCTAAATTCTGCCCAATGCAAACGAAAGTGGATGCAGATGCGCTGACTGAATTGGAGAAGTTCTTGGCGCGTGAGAAGCAGACCGTTTAG